One part of the Tachysurus fulvidraco isolate hzauxx_2018 chromosome 23, HZAU_PFXX_2.0, whole genome shotgun sequence genome encodes these proteins:
- the LOC125138458 gene encoding xenoxin-1-like, with protein MRKTNVTGQAVNRTVSSSKCRNICSRRCQITCSRQPASPPQLLHLHQASSTMRSVVALMFICMLLPKAAVGQLSCYSCDPTNCKTFTKQICPAEADSCLSATATAGTSKFTLKTCAPKLVCDTPQLQEVSLENVKCCQTNLCNGAEIFTQSFLLMFVPLISSLLFF; from the exons ATGCGGAAAACAAACGTGACTGGCCAAGCTGTCAATCGGACTGTATCATCATCAAAATGTAGAAACATTTGTTCACG GAGATGTCAGATCACTTGCTCACGACAGCCTGCTTCACCTCCACAACTCCTTCATCTACACCAAGCTTCATCTACAATGAGGTCTGTAGTGGCACTCATGTTCATCTGCATGCTTTTACCCAAAG CTGCTGTTGGCCAACTGAGCTGCTATTCCTGTGATCCCACTAACTGCAAAACATTTACTAAGCAGATTTGTCCTGCTGAAGCGGATTCCTGCCTCAGTGCAACag cCACTGCCGGCACAAGTAAGTTTACTTTAAAGACTTGTGCACCAAAGCTGGTGTGTGACACGCCTCAGTTACAAGAAGTTTCTCTTGAAAATGTGAAGTGTTGTCAGACGAACCTGTGTAACGGTGCTGAGATCTTCACACAGAGTTTCCTCCTCATGTTTGTCCCTCTGATCTCCTCCCTGCTCTTCTTCTGA